From a single Candidatus Defluviilinea gracilis genomic region:
- a CDS encoding dihydropteroate synthase, with the protein MHTILKSNSKTVTIGHDKPFVIIGEKINPTGIKKLGQALVDQNFEYVQHLAKRQVAWGADVLDVNVGHPQIDEAAIMPKVVEAILAVADVPLCIDSNEPKILEAGLKVTPGKPLVNSVNGEDKQLATVLPIVKDRGAAVIGMAIGNEGIPPTAEGRLAAAGKIIERAAKMGIPAEDIIIDPLVMTVGHNSQAGLVTLKAIELIVKEYGVNISLGASNVSFGLPDRHAVNSAFLALAIQAGVTTSITDPIKLGNSIKAIDLLLGKDANSMRYLKYFRATEKLREEEGKK; encoded by the coding sequence ATGCACACTATTTTGAAAAGTAATTCCAAAACTGTGACTATCGGTCACGATAAGCCGTTTGTCATTATTGGCGAGAAGATCAACCCGACGGGAATCAAGAAGTTGGGACAGGCTTTGGTAGACCAGAATTTCGAATATGTTCAACATCTCGCAAAGCGACAGGTCGCTTGGGGCGCGGATGTGTTGGATGTAAACGTTGGGCATCCGCAGATTGATGAAGCGGCGATCATGCCGAAGGTAGTGGAGGCGATATTGGCGGTGGCGGATGTTCCATTGTGCATTGACTCAAATGAGCCGAAGATTCTCGAAGCGGGATTGAAAGTCACGCCTGGGAAGCCGTTAGTGAACTCGGTCAATGGCGAAGATAAACAATTGGCAACAGTCCTGCCCATTGTCAAAGATCGAGGCGCGGCGGTGATCGGGATGGCGATCGGTAACGAGGGCATCCCACCCACCGCGGAGGGGCGTCTCGCGGCGGCGGGGAAGATCATCGAGCGCGCGGCGAAGATGGGAATCCCTGCGGAGGACATCATCATTGATCCGCTGGTGATGACGGTTGGGCATAACAGCCAGGCGGGTCTGGTCACATTGAAGGCAATTGAATTGATCGTGAAAGAATACGGCGTGAATATCAGTCTCGGCGCGAGCAATGTGTCGTTTGGTCTGCCTGACCGTCACGCGGTGAATAGCGCGTTCCTTGCATTGGCGATTCAGGCAGGCGTGACCACGTCTATTACGGACCCAATCAAGTTGGGGAATTCGATCAAGGCGATTGATTTGCTTCTCGGCAAGGATGCGAATTCGATGCGGTATTTGAAGTATTTTAGGGCGACGGAGAAGTTGAGGGAGGAGGAGGGGAAGAAGTAA
- a CDS encoding methylenetetrahydrofolate reductase C-terminal domain-containing protein → MTGFTPGRRWQPAYSPFQKETFGERALRVIEYSVKGPLFGCRMCGNCLLAETALICPMECPKGLRNGPCGGSTSETCYVDPSRPCIWYKIYERSFEWGREDLLLEVLPPLDWEKVGKDSWGAIFKNAWNIGAKKIFTGLLSVETRAQTVDGIFRPVRQPAWWKGDSEYHAPAYDGNASSLQGRLVAGDFVVTAEITPPLSSSTDKLIRNIEMVKSLVTAVNFTDNQGATPRMSSWACSQVAMNQGAEPVLQMSARNRSRGSVQSEIIGATALGVRNVLCVTGDSAKMSPSPRDNMQINDLDAIQMLWVLRRMRDEGKFLDGREIKNPPLFFLGAAASPFSSNVKFQALREQKKVNAGAQFFQTNLIFDVNGMERWLNELAKRDVLDKVFILAGVTPIKSLKMAQKLAEVPGVYLPKDVLHRIEVADQAGNAQEEGIQIALEIIGKIRGYEKQGIHGIHLMPVGWDEVIPRIVLEAGLGRRADASTNSAQAPLPQFVEVRSSGLGVPVV, encoded by the coding sequence ATGACAGGCTTCACTCCAGGACGACGCTGGCAACCCGCCTATTCCCCATTCCAAAAAGAGACGTTCGGTGAGCGTGCCTTGCGCGTGATCGAATACAGCGTGAAGGGTCCGCTGTTTGGGTGCCGCATGTGCGGAAATTGTTTGCTCGCCGAAACCGCGCTGATCTGCCCGATGGAATGCCCGAAAGGTTTGCGAAACGGTCCGTGCGGCGGCTCGACATCGGAGACGTGTTACGTTGACCCAAGCCGCCCGTGCATCTGGTACAAAATTTACGAACGCTCGTTTGAATGGGGGCGCGAAGATTTGTTGCTCGAAGTTCTGCCGCCGCTCGATTGGGAAAAAGTGGGGAAAGATTCGTGGGGCGCAATTTTCAAAAACGCATGGAACATCGGCGCGAAAAAAATATTTACAGGATTGCTTTCTGTTGAAACGCGCGCGCAAACTGTTGATGGGATTTTCCGTCCTGTGCGACAGCCCGCATGGTGGAAGGGCGATTCGGAGTATCATGCGCCCGCGTACGACGGAAACGCTTCTTCTCTTCAGGGACGGCTGGTCGCAGGCGATTTTGTCGTCACCGCCGAGATAACGCCTCCCCTCTCCTCTTCGACCGATAAACTAATCCGCAACATCGAGATGGTGAAGTCACTGGTTACTGCGGTGAATTTTACAGACAATCAAGGCGCGACGCCGCGCATGTCGTCGTGGGCGTGCAGTCAAGTGGCGATGAATCAGGGAGCCGAGCCTGTCCTGCAAATGTCTGCGCGCAACCGCTCGCGTGGAAGCGTGCAAAGCGAAATCATCGGCGCGACTGCGTTGGGCGTGCGAAATGTCTTGTGCGTAACAGGCGACAGCGCGAAGATGTCGCCTTCACCGCGTGACAATATGCAGATCAACGATCTGGATGCGATTCAAATGCTGTGGGTCTTGCGCCGAATGCGCGACGAAGGGAAATTTCTCGACGGGCGCGAGATCAAGAATCCGCCGCTGTTCTTTTTAGGCGCGGCGGCCTCACCGTTTTCATCGAACGTCAAGTTTCAGGCATTGCGTGAGCAGAAGAAGGTCAATGCAGGTGCGCAGTTCTTCCAAACGAATCTGATCTTCGATGTGAACGGCATGGAACGGTGGCTGAACGAATTGGCAAAAAGAGACGTGCTGGATAAAGTTTTTATTCTGGCTGGAGTCACTCCGATCAAGAGTTTGAAGATGGCACAGAAACTGGCGGAAGTCCCTGGGGTGTATTTGCCCAAAGATGTATTGCATCGCATCGAAGTTGCAGACCAAGCGGGCAATGCGCAAGAGGAGGGAATTCAGATCGCATTGGAGATCATTGGCAAAATACGCGGCTACGAGAAGCAGGGCATACACGGAATCCATTTGATGCCTGTGGGGTGGGATGAGGTGATTCCGAGGATCGTTTTGGAGGCGGGGTTGGGCCGTCGGGCTGATGCTTCGACGAACTCAGCACAAGCGCCCTTGCCTCAATTCGTGGAAGTCCGCTCAAGCGGACTCGGCGTGCCAGTTGTATAG